The DNA segment GTTAAGGGTTTCGCCTTTTATAGCACCCAAAAACCAAGAAGACGCCATCAATTAGCATACGTAGAGGCAAAAATCCGAAATGAGGATaaacatttgcaaattaaattatgactAGAGCATTAGGGCGCCCATTTTGAACCCGGACTAGTTAAATACGATCTTATAGTATTGTGTATGCtgacatacataaataaatctgCGAATCTTGAAGAGGCAAATATCGAACTGAATTCAAACTGCCAAATTTCTCTCGAACCGGTTTATAGACTACTTACATATTAATATGGATATCTACGATATCTAATTTATTCTTTACTGAATACTCTGCAGCTTCTTGAAATCTTTGGCAAACTGTGGAAGTTATTTTCCACActtaaataaatctttttaaaatgtatagaGACAAACtcatttaaaagtaaattgtaCAACATTATACAATAttgttaaacataaatttcattattcattaGTTTATCGCCGGATGGAAACTTTTGGAAACAAGAAATGACAGGTTTTTAAAAGTCGAATACTTATCTGTTCGCAAAGATAAAGATTCGAGAGAATGGGTCAACGGCACAGGCTTACGTGATCAAGACGAACAAACTAATTAATGTGTAGAGTTATTAATCTTTGTTGTCTGCAATCCACATGCAAACATAATGGaaacactttaaataaaatccaGTTGTTAAttgtagaattttttaattttttaataaattaagaacAGCTAAATTACTTGAAAGTGAGTAGTGATCAATGGACAATCAGTGAGTTTACTTTCCAGACACAGCGGATGCATTGGATGTGGCTGAAGCAAGACCTCCATTGGATGAAGCGTTGGCCACAGACGAGGCCTTAGCATCACCACCGAAACCACCAAAGCCACCGCCGTTAGCCACAGCATTGGAGTCAGCATTGGCGTTGGCACCACCGAATCCTGGACCGAATCCGTTACCTTCAGCATTTGCAACAGCATTGGCATCGGCATTCGCATTACCGCCACCATATCCGCCACCGTTAGCATTAGCATTGGCATTAGCATTGGCATTCGCATTACCGCCGCCATATCCGCCACCGTTAGCATtagcattggcattggcatttgcatttgcgttCGATTCGCCGCCAAATCCGCCGAAACCACCTGGACCACCGGGACCTCCTTGGAATCCAGGACCACGTTGGAATCCGCCACCAAAACCGTTGAAACGATTTCCGTTGAAACCAAAAGAGGGGCTACCATATCCTCCGGGAGCACCGTA comes from the Drosophila sulfurigaster albostrigata strain 15112-1811.04 chromosome 2L, ASM2355843v2, whole genome shotgun sequence genome and includes:
- the LOC133843895 gene encoding uncharacterized protein LOC133843895, giving the protein MKIFIVLSVILAVASAAPRSRRESTANANANAQAQGENYGNRGFGGPGGYGGFGGQGGYGGFNGGYGGPGGFGGGGYGAPGGYGSPSFGFNGNRFNGFGGGFQRGPGFQGGPGGPGGFGGFGGESNANANANANANANGGGYGGGNANANANANANANGGGYGGGNANADANAVANAEGNGFGPGFGGANANADSNAVANGGGFGGFGGDAKASSVANASSNGGLASATSNASAVSGK